The following proteins come from a genomic window of bacterium:
- a CDS encoding potassium/proton antiporter, translated as GGIDFNDAQMAKSIGIVALIFIIFSGGFDTDWKETRSVAWPGIILSTAGVLLTAVIAGCFAVYILEFSLLEGMLLGSIVSSTDAAAVFSVLRSKRISMKAPLKPLLEFESGSNDPMAVFLTVGFISLLTVKDMGIGELIPRFLLDMSVGAMTGYLMARFIIFFINRLKLEHEGLYPVVMISLVMLTYGMAVTFKGNGFLAVYIAGLMLGQAQFPNKKMIMRFHDGIAWLMQITMFVTLGLLVFPSRLLPLAGAGAMFTVLLMLVARPVSVLLCLLPFRMELRKKSMVAWVGLRGAVPIILATFPFMAGIPQAETIFNVVFFVVIASVFIQGTSIPFVSRLLKLDEPLPKRPDYPIAFEKTGTIDADLTDVIVPYDSASVGKKIGDLGVPDKCLIVMIARGGAYVIPSGATEIEGGDVLLALASPEDLSALQRILGRMKEMYL; from the coding sequence CGGCGGCATCGATTTCAACGACGCGCAGATGGCGAAGTCCATCGGCATCGTCGCCCTCATCTTCATCATCTTCTCCGGCGGCTTCGACACAGACTGGAAGGAGACCCGGTCGGTCGCATGGCCCGGGATCATCCTGTCGACCGCAGGCGTCCTGCTGACCGCGGTCATCGCCGGGTGCTTCGCCGTCTATATCCTCGAATTCTCGCTCCTCGAGGGGATGCTCCTGGGCTCGATCGTCTCCTCGACCGACGCCGCCGCGGTCTTCAGCGTCCTGCGCTCCAAGCGCATCAGCATGAAGGCGCCCCTGAAGCCCCTGCTCGAATTCGAATCCGGCAGCAACGACCCGATGGCCGTGTTCCTGACCGTCGGCTTCATCAGCCTCCTGACGGTCAAGGATATGGGCATCGGAGAGCTGATCCCGAGGTTCCTGCTGGACATGAGCGTCGGGGCCATGACCGGCTATCTCATGGCGCGGTTCATCATCTTTTTCATCAACCGCCTGAAGCTTGAGCACGAGGGGCTCTATCCTGTCGTCATGATCTCGCTCGTCATGCTGACATACGGTATGGCCGTGACTTTTAAGGGCAACGGGTTCCTCGCGGTCTATATCGCCGGGCTGATGCTGGGGCAGGCGCAATTCCCGAACAAAAAGATGATCATGCGCTTTCACGACGGGATCGCATGGCTCATGCAGATCACGATGTTCGTGACCCTGGGCCTGCTCGTCTTCCCCTCCCGCCTCCTGCCCCTGGCCGGGGCCGGAGCGATGTTCACGGTGCTTCTGATGCTCGTCGCCCGACCCGTCAGCGTCCTGCTCTGCCTCCTGCCGTTCCGCATGGAGCTCAGGAAGAAGTCGATGGTCGCATGGGTGGGGCTCCGCGGCGCGGTCCCGATCATCCTGGCGACCTTCCCGTTCATGGCCGGGATCCCGCAGGCAGAGACCATCTTCAACGTGGTGTTTTTCGTCGTCATCGCATCGGTCTTCATCCAGGGAACCTCGATCCCCTTTGTCTCGAGGCTGCTCAAGCTGGACGAACCGCTGCCAAAAAGGCCCGACTACCCCATCGCGTTCGAAAAGACCGGGACGATCGACGCAGACCTGACGGACGTGATCGTCCCCTACGACTCCGCGAGCGTGGGCAAAAAGATCGGCGATCTCGGAGTCCCGGATAAATGCCTCATCGTGATGATAGCAAGGGGAGGCGCTTACGTCATCCCCTCGGGAGCAACGGAGATCGAGGGAGGCGACGTCCTCCTCGCGCTGGCAAGCCCCGAAGACCTCTCCGCGCTGCAGCGAATCCTGGGCAGGATGAAGGAAATGTACCTATGA
- a CDS encoding pyrimidine dimer DNA glycosylase/endonuclease V: MRVWDISPKKLCASHLLGEHVEIHAIWSVITKNKKGYSRHPETNRWRGKLKALYLRHETVAEEMQRRGYNHKSKLNQKLATGEGEQRYFLNSPQEQKEILRKKKCACRV; this comes from the coding sequence ATGAGGGTCTGGGATATTTCACCGAAGAAGTTGTGCGCCAGTCATCTGCTTGGTGAGCATGTGGAAATTCATGCGATATGGAGCGTGATTACAAAAAATAAAAAGGGATATTCAAGGCATCCTGAAACGAACAGGTGGCGCGGAAAATTAAAGGCGTTGTATCTGAGGCATGAGACAGTGGCGGAGGAGATGCAAAGACGAGGTTATAATCACAAGAGCAAACTCAATCAGAAGCTTGCAACGGGCGAGGGCGAACAAAGATATTTTTTAAATTCCCCTCAGGAGCAGAAAGAAATATTAAGAAAAAAGAAGTGCGCATGCAGAGTTTGA